A single window of Drosophila albomicans strain 15112-1751.03 unplaced genomic scaffold, ASM965048v2 utg000051l_pilon, whole genome shotgun sequence DNA harbors:
- the LOC127566346 gene encoding cytosolic non-specific dipeptidase-like — MNYHSVKIVSEYSSRKSFPNTRNTSSPLKRLFQMVLIKRECYVNDLWEIVGHETVSTRLNDRSKFKRAIDWLLKRLVALDVVAFSEHLGMQIMPDSFKIIRMPNIIIGLLKYCADKPTILVYGNLDVEEASFKDGWVTDPFVMSEQGNYLYGRGVALDKGPLMCWLNAVQAYRDAGLRLPLNIVFLIESMAHCGSLGLETVLQQRISFFREVSCVVIAGRRWQSNTTPCIIYGLRVASIAELYMRHFPI; from the exons ATGAACTACCATTCCGTTAAAATTGTATCGGAATATTCTAGCCGAAAGAGTTTTCCAAATACTCGAAATACAAGCAGCCCACTAAAAAGATTATTTCAAATGGTACTAATCAAGCGTGAATGCTATGTTAATGATTTGTGGGAGATTGTGGGTCATGAGACGGTATCAACGCGCCTTAATGATCGTAGTAAATTTAAGCGCGCAATAGATTGGCTATTAAAACGATTGGTAGCTTTGGATGTAGTGGCCTTTAGCGAACACTTAGGTATGCAAATTATGCCAGattcgttcaaaattattcgtATGCCCAACATTATAATTGGACTCCTAAAATATTGTGCTGATAAGCCAACGATTTTAGTATATGGAAATCTTGATGTAGAGGAGGCATCGTTTAAGGACGGTTGGGTAACTGATCCATTTGTAATGAGTGAGCAGGGCAATTATTTGTATGGCCGAGGTGTGGCACTTGACAAGGGACCTCTTATGTGCTGGCTTAATGCAGTACAGGCATACCGTGATGCTGGGTTACGACTTCCGTTAAACATTGTATTCCTTATTGAAAGCATGGCGCATTGCGGAAGCTTAGGATTGGAAACGGTTCTACAACAACGTATAAGTTTCTTTCGAGAAGTGTCTTGTGTTGTCATTGCAGGAAGACGATGGCAAAGTAATACTACTCCATGCATTATATATGGCTTAAGAG TTGCGAGCATAGCGGAACTTTATATGAGGCATTTCccgatttga